One Candidatus Reconcilbacillus cellulovorans DNA window includes the following coding sequences:
- a CDS encoding type IV pili twitching motility protein PilT, producing MAQPVSVKGLSVKELLAAAFESGASDLHISAGIEPLLRLHGRLERIGTRPLTAEDTLRMAKEVMSEEQFQQFLRKGEYDFSFSLPGVGHFRVNVFRQRRTVAMAFRVLARRIPSIDALQLPPLVKEFAQKQQGLLLVTGPTGSGKSTTLAAIVDYINETQKRHIITLEDPIEYIHQNKMSLIVQREIGVDTLSFANGLRAALRQDPDVILVGEMRDLETIRTAITAAETGHLVMATLHTPDAPQTVDRIIDVFPTEQQRQIRIQLASVLLGVLSQRLVPRLDGTGRVLALEILVNTPAVANLIRQEKIYQIRSVIQTGRQYGMQTLSASLRQLAEAGLIHRDVIREYEMSVGEGESY from the coding sequence ATGGCGCAACCGGTTTCCGTCAAGGGATTGTCCGTCAAGGAACTGTTGGCCGCCGCCTTTGAATCCGGAGCTTCCGACCTGCACATCAGCGCCGGCATCGAGCCCCTTCTGCGTCTGCACGGCAGGCTGGAAAGGATCGGTACCAGGCCGCTGACGGCGGAAGACACGTTGCGGATGGCCAAGGAAGTGATGTCGGAAGAGCAGTTTCAGCAATTTTTACGGAAGGGCGAGTATGATTTTTCGTTTTCCCTTCCGGGGGTAGGGCATTTCCGCGTCAACGTGTTCCGCCAGCGCCGGACGGTGGCGATGGCGTTTCGCGTGTTGGCGCGCCGTATCCCGAGCATCGATGCCTTGCAGCTGCCCCCGCTCGTCAAAGAATTCGCCCAAAAACAACAAGGGCTCCTTCTTGTCACCGGGCCGACGGGCAGCGGCAAATCGACGACGCTCGCCGCCATCGTCGACTATATCAACGAAACGCAGAAAAGGCACATCATCACGCTGGAAGACCCGATCGAATATATTCATCAGAATAAAATGAGTCTGATCGTCCAGCGGGAAATCGGCGTCGACACGTTGTCGTTTGCCAATGGCTTGCGTGCGGCATTGCGCCAGGACCCCGACGTCATTCTGGTCGGCGAAATGCGCGACTTGGAAACGATCCGGACCGCCATTACGGCGGCGGAAACCGGCCATCTGGTCATGGCGACGCTCCATACGCCGGACGCCCCGCAGACCGTCGACCGCATCATCGATGTGTTTCCGACGGAACAGCAGCGTCAAATCCGGATTCAGCTCGCTTCGGTCTTACTCGGCGTTCTGTCGCAGAGGCTCGTTCCGCGATTGGACGGAACAGGGCGCGTGTTAGCTCTGGAAATTCTCGTTAACACTCCGGCGGTCGCCAATCTCATCCGACAAGAAAAAATTTATCAAATTCGTTCGGTCATCCAGACCGGCCGGCAATACGGGATGCAGACGCTGTCGGCGAGTTTGCGGCAACTGGCGGAGGCGGGCCTCATTCATCGCGACGTGATTCGCGAATACGAAATGAGCGTCGGGGAAGGAGAGAGCTATTGA